The proteins below are encoded in one region of Juglans microcarpa x Juglans regia isolate MS1-56 chromosome 4D, Jm3101_v1.0, whole genome shotgun sequence:
- the LOC121260934 gene encoding salicylate carboxymethyltransferase-like, which yields MEVMKVLHMNGGMGDASYANNSLVQRKVITMTKPITENAITQLYYSTLPKRLVIADLGCSSGPNTLFVVSELIKVVDQLRRKSGHDQSPEYQVFLNDLPGNDFNSIFKSLPSFQKKMSNQLGAAAGPCFFTGVPGSFYGRLFPSKTLHFVHSSYSLQWLSKVPEMVESNKGNIYMAQTSPPSVLRAYHAQFQADFSMFLKCRAEELVLGGRMVLTFLGRRSEDPSSKECCYIWELLAIVLNEMVCKGLIEEEKMDSFNIPQYTPSPSEVKSEVLKEGSFFIDYLEVSEVNWSVNNTSCEINSSDDQFCDGGYNVANCMRAVAEPLLVSHFGDTIIEEVFKRYREILSDRISKENTRFFNVIVSLIKKE from the exons ATGGAAGTTATGAAAGTGCTGCACATGAACGGAGGAATGGGAGACGCAAGTTATGCAAACAACTCCCTAGTTCAG CGAAAGGTCATAACTATGACCAAACCCATCACAGAGAATGCCATAACCCAACTCTACTACAGCACGTTGCCAAAGAGGCTAGTCATCGCAGACTTGGGTTGTTCTTCCGGACCAAACACTTTGTTTGTAGTTTCTGAACTTATCAAGGTAGTGGATCAGCTTCGCCGAAAATCAGGGCATGATCAATCACCTGAATATCAAGTTTTCTTGAACGACCTTCCCGGAAACGACTTCAATTCCATTTTCAAGTCGTTGCCAAGCTTCCAGAAAAAAATGAGCAATCAATTGGGGGCTGCTGCAGGTCCATGCTTCTTTACAGGAGTTCCCGGTTCTTTCTACGGCAGGCTTTTCCCAAGCAAAACACTGCATTTTGTCCATTCTTCTTATAGCCTCCAATGGCTATCTAAG GTTCCTGAGATGGTGGAAAGCAACAAAGGGAACATTTACATGGCACAAACAAGCCCGCCAAGCGTACTAAGGGCTTACCATGCACAGTTTCAAGCAGATTTCTCAATGTTTCTGAAGTGTCGTGCAGAAGAGTTGGTGCTAGGTGGACGAATGGTTTTAACATTTTTGGGAAGAAGAAGTGAAGATCCATCAAGCAAAGAGTGTTGTTACATATGGGAACTTTTGGCTATAGTACTCAATGAAATGGTCTGCAAG GGACtcatagaagaagaaaaaatggattcTTTCAACATTCCTCAGTACACACCATCTCCATCAGAAGTGAAATCCGAAGTTCTGAAAGAAGGATCCTTCTTCATTGATTACCTAGAGGTATCTGAAGTGAATTGGAGCGTTAACAATACAAGCTGTGAAATAAACTCATCTGATGATCAGTTTTGTGATGGCGGTTATAATGTTGCAAACTGTATGAGAGCTGTGGCCGAACCCTTGCTTGTTAGTCACTTTGGAGATACAATCATTGAGGAGGTTTTCAAGAGGTATAGGGAAATTCTTTCCGATCGGATTTCTAAAGAGAACACTCGCTTTTTCAATGTGATTGTTTCCTTGATAAAAAAGgaatga